The following proteins are encoded in a genomic region of Brachypodium distachyon strain Bd21 chromosome 1, Brachypodium_distachyon_v3.0, whole genome shotgun sequence:
- the LOC100845044 gene encoding probable folate-biopterin transporter 2 — MSPRPPADDLPEDKGGSKEDASVFIDDARGPPPPAQGGAGWTPSPVAWFRMLVKELHWSFVLGVVATYGVSQGLGGGITRVASDYYWKDVQKVQPSAAQVYHGVTSIPWLIKPLWGLLTDVLPVAGYRRRPYFVLAGIMGVIAMLIVSLHSKLHVFFALLALMSGSASVAIADVTIDACVAENSLIHPHLAADMISLNGFCASVGGLIGFSISGFLVHAIGSQGALGMLTIPSALVILAGMLLKDVHIPNFPYKQAHMKFVEASGKMLTTLRCPEVWRPCFYMYMSLALSVDIQEGMFYWYTDPTAGPSFSEGFIGFIFAIGSVGSLVGVILYQNILKDYSFRSLLFSSQLLLSLSGMLDLILVLRLNLKFGIPDYYFAVIDEGVAKMINRLKWMPLLVLSSKLCPPGIEGTFFALLMSIDNIGLLSGSWAGGLLLHLLKITRTEFKNLWAAILIRNVLRLLPLALLFLVPRSDPNSILLPADLLTEDDEAGARQVATVELASLTVDANRTNGSLQESKNQEHLDVEREDDEASLLANRS, encoded by the exons ATGTCGCCTCGGCCGCCCGCCGACGATCTCCCCGAGGACAAGGGGGGCAGCAAAGAGGACGCCAGTGTCTTCATCGATGACGCCcgggggccgccgccgccggcgcagggCGGGGCCGGCTGGACGCCGTCCCCGGTGGCGTGGTTCCGGATGCTGGTCAAGGAGCTGCACTGGAGCTTCGTGCTCGGCGTGGTGGCGACGTACGGCGTCAGCCAGGGGCTCGGGGGCGGCATCACGCGCGTCGCGTCGGACTACTACTGGAAGGACGTGCAGAAGGTGCAGCCGTCGGCGGCGCAGGTGTACCATGGCGTCACGTCCATCCCGTGGTTGATCAAGCCGCTATGGGGCCTGCTCACCGACGTGCTCCCTGTTGCCGGCTACCGGCGCCGGCCGTACTTTGTCCTTGCAG GCATAATGGGAGTGATTGCGATGCTTATAGTATCTCTTCACAGCAAGCTTCATGTATTTTTCGCATTGTTGGCATTGATGTCTGGGAGTGCAAGTGTAGCAATAGCTGATGTAACTATCGATGCCTGTGTGGCTGAAAACAGTCTAATTCACCCTCATCTTGCTGCTGACATGATAAGCTTAAATGGATTCTGTGCATCTGTTGGAGGTCTTATTGGATTCTCAATAAGTGGTTTTCTTGTACATGCAATTGGATCTCAA GGAGCCCTTGGCATGTTAACTATACCTTCTGCATTGGTAATTTTAGCTGGGATGCTGCTAAAGGATGTCCATATCCCTAACTTTCCATACAAGCAG GCTCATATGAAGTTTGTAGAAGCCAGTGGAAAAATGTTAACGACCTTAAGATGCCCTGAAGTATGGCGGCCATGTTTTTACATGTACATGTCTCTTGCTCTGAGTGTGGACATTCAAGAAGGAATGTTCTACTGGTACACAGATCCAACCGCAGGGCCATCTTTTTCCGAG GGATTCATTGGGTTTATCTTTGCAATTGGGTCAGTGGGATCTCTTGTTGGAGTTATACTTTATCAAAATATTCTCAAGGACTATTCTTTTCGCAGCCTTCTTTTTTCAAGTCAATTACTACTAAGCCTGTCGGGAATGCTTGATCTGATCTTGGTACTTCGTCTAAATCTAAAATTTGGCATACCTGATTACTACTTCGCGGTGATTGATGAGGGGGTCGCCAAAATGATCAACCGACTCAAATGGATGCCTCTTTTGGTGCTAAGCTCAAAACTTTGCCCACCTGGCATCGAGGGCACATTCTTCGCGCTGCTCATGTCCATTGACAATATTGGCCTGCTATCAGGATCGTGGGCTGGTGGGTTGCTCCTTCATCTGTTGAAAATCACAAGAACAGAATTCAAAAACCTCTGGGCTGCGATTCTAATTCGAAATGTGCTGAGGCTACTACCATTGGCACTGTTGTTCTTGGTGCCGAGAAGTGACCCGAATTCTATCCTCCTGCCAGCTGATTTGCTGACTGAGGATGATGAAGCTGGAGCTCGCCAAGTAGCGACTGTTGAGTTAGCTTCTCTTACCGTGGACGCGAATCGCACTAATGGTTCGCTCCAAGAGTCCAAGAATCAGGAGCATCTTGATGTAGAACGTGAAGACGATGAGGCTTCACTACTTGCCAACAGGAGTTGA
- the LOC100821383 gene encoding uncharacterized protein LOC100821383 isoform X1 — MVQLPVMGKRQHAESAGEPALAPPPATVKLEVEEQLLRDHDRGPLGKRAKAAQPAPPPQQQQQQDMYQNVLDEPSPLGLRLRKSPSLLDLIQMRLSQANSNAGQSSTDNCSGEPPKKKDVKSGTSSAGERLKASNFPANILRIGTWEYISRYEGDLVAKCYFAKHKLVWEVLEGGLKSKIEIQWSDITALKVTCPENGQGSLEVVLARPPLFFKETDPQPRKHTLWQATSDFTGGQASMNRRHFLQCPSTLLGKNFEKLVQCDQRLNQLSQQAEIILDSPVFEPRSSIFEDPVESKCDFANLKDEPEDLPGFSGSVSPCAGSSMSAKNDANDHFGKQPEFLAQTINPGASTSNAQAVCRNVNGVSQEFNIPNWWSQLKVPGLRPSMSVDDLVSHLGNCINEQITSGNPSLTNDEVPTKESLEEIAQYLLGDTQGPQAPASDERLMARVDSLCCLLQKDSAPTTKPKPEPNDSESIGGEDSGGSDDEFSSASTRKTADTSQPPGMSRKDSFGELLMNLPRIASIPQFLFKIPEDSEN; from the exons ATGGTGCAGCTCCCGGTCATGGGGAAGCGGCAGCACGCGGAGTCCGCCGGGGAGCCGGccttggcgccgccgcccgctacCGTGaagctggaggtggaggagcagctgctccggGACCACGACCGCGGCCCGCTCGGCAAGCGCGCCAAGGCGGCTCAGCcagcgccgcccccgcagcagcagcagcagcag GACATGTATCAGAATGTACTCGACGAACCTAGTCCATTGGGTCTTCGTCTGAGAAAAAGTCCATCTCTGTTAGATTTGATTCAGATGAGGCTTTCTCAAGCAAACTCGAATGCAGGACAGTCCTCTACGGACAACTGCAGTGGTGAGCCTCCCAAGAAAAAGGATGTTAAATCTGGTACATCATCAGCTGGTGAACGGTTAAAAGCTTCAAACTTTCCTGCAAATATATTGAGAATCGGTACATGGGAG TATATATCACGATATGAAGGTGATTTGGTGGCAAAATGTTACTTTGCGAAGCATAAACTTGTGTGGGAAGTTCTGGAAGGTGGTCTTAAGAGTAAGATAGAAATTCAGTGGTCAGATATTACTGCTTTGAAGGTAACTTGCCCTGAAAACGGGCAAGGATCCTTGGAAGTGGTG CTGGCCCGACCGCCTCTTTTTTTCAAAGAGACAGATCCTCAACCAAGAAAACATACTTTGTGGCAGGCTACTTCAGATTTCACTGGTGGCCAAGCAAGTATGAACAG GCGGCATTTTTTGCAGTGCCCTTCAACCTTGTTAGGAaagaattttgaaaagctTGTCCAGTGTGATCAGCGGCTAAATCAATTGAGTCAACAAGCGGAGATCATCTTGGATTCTCCAGTTTTTGAACCTAGAAGCTCTATATTTGAAGATCCCGTGGAATCGAAGTGTGACTTCGCAAATTTGAAAGATGAACCTGAAGATTTACCTGGGTTTTCAGGTTCTGTGTCACCATGTGCTGGTTCATCCATGTCTGCTAAGAATGACGCAAATGATCATTTTGGAAAGCAACCAGAATTTCTCGCTCAGACAATAAACCCAG GAGCTAGTACTTCAAATGCACAAGCTGTCTGCAGAAATGTTAATGGTGTATCTCAAGAATTCAATATTCCCAACTGGTGGAGTCAATTGAAAGTGCCTGGGCTTAGACCGTCCATGTCAGTGGATGATTTGGTCAGCCACCTAGGAAATTGCATAAACGAGCAGATCACTTCAGGCAATCCTTCATTGACCAATGATGAGGTGCCTACCAAAGAATCACTGGAGGAGATTGCACAGTACCTTCTTGGTGATACACAGGGTCCACAGGCACCAGCCTCTGACGAGCGACTGATGGCAAGGGTGGACTCTCTTTGCTGTTTGCTCCAGAAAGATTCAGCACCAACAACCAAGCCAAAGCCTGAGCCAAACGACAGCGAGAGCATTGGCGGGGAGGACTCAGGAGGTTCAGATGATGAATTTAGTTCGGCATCGACAAGGAAAACGGCAGATACCAGCCAGCCGCCTGGCATGTCTAGAAAGGACTCGTTTGGAGAGCTGCTGATGAACCTGCCTCGCATCGCCTCGATACCACAGTTTCTATTCAAGATTCCAGAGGATTCCGAGAACTGA
- the LOC100821383 gene encoding uncharacterized protein LOC100821383 isoform X2, which yields MVIVKDVAMVGNCSVPYLDYWRMFHGPLRVLTNKDMYQNVLDEPSPLGLRLRKSPSLLDLIQMRLSQANSNAGQSSTDNCSGEPPKKKDVKSGTSSAGERLKASNFPANILRIGTWEYISRYEGDLVAKCYFAKHKLVWEVLEGGLKSKIEIQWSDITALKVTCPENGQGSLEVVLARPPLFFKETDPQPRKHTLWQATSDFTGGQASMNRRHFLQCPSTLLGKNFEKLVQCDQRLNQLSQQAEIILDSPVFEPRSSIFEDPVESKCDFANLKDEPEDLPGFSGSVSPCAGSSMSAKNDANDHFGKQPEFLAQTINPGASTSNAQAVCRNVNGVSQEFNIPNWWSQLKVPGLRPSMSVDDLVSHLGNCINEQITSGNPSLTNDEVPTKESLEEIAQYLLGDTQGPQAPASDERLMARVDSLCCLLQKDSAPTTKPKPEPNDSESIGGEDSGGSDDEFSSASTRKTADTSQPPGMSRKDSFGELLMNLPRIASIPQFLFKIPEDSEN from the exons ATGGTCATTGTTAAGGATGTTGCAATGGTGGGGAACTGCTCAGTTCCTTACTTAGACTATTGGAGAATGTTTCATGGACCATTAAGGGTACTTACAAACAAG GACATGTATCAGAATGTACTCGACGAACCTAGTCCATTGGGTCTTCGTCTGAGAAAAAGTCCATCTCTGTTAGATTTGATTCAGATGAGGCTTTCTCAAGCAAACTCGAATGCAGGACAGTCCTCTACGGACAACTGCAGTGGTGAGCCTCCCAAGAAAAAGGATGTTAAATCTGGTACATCATCAGCTGGTGAACGGTTAAAAGCTTCAAACTTTCCTGCAAATATATTGAGAATCGGTACATGGGAG TATATATCACGATATGAAGGTGATTTGGTGGCAAAATGTTACTTTGCGAAGCATAAACTTGTGTGGGAAGTTCTGGAAGGTGGTCTTAAGAGTAAGATAGAAATTCAGTGGTCAGATATTACTGCTTTGAAGGTAACTTGCCCTGAAAACGGGCAAGGATCCTTGGAAGTGGTG CTGGCCCGACCGCCTCTTTTTTTCAAAGAGACAGATCCTCAACCAAGAAAACATACTTTGTGGCAGGCTACTTCAGATTTCACTGGTGGCCAAGCAAGTATGAACAG GCGGCATTTTTTGCAGTGCCCTTCAACCTTGTTAGGAaagaattttgaaaagctTGTCCAGTGTGATCAGCGGCTAAATCAATTGAGTCAACAAGCGGAGATCATCTTGGATTCTCCAGTTTTTGAACCTAGAAGCTCTATATTTGAAGATCCCGTGGAATCGAAGTGTGACTTCGCAAATTTGAAAGATGAACCTGAAGATTTACCTGGGTTTTCAGGTTCTGTGTCACCATGTGCTGGTTCATCCATGTCTGCTAAGAATGACGCAAATGATCATTTTGGAAAGCAACCAGAATTTCTCGCTCAGACAATAAACCCAG GAGCTAGTACTTCAAATGCACAAGCTGTCTGCAGAAATGTTAATGGTGTATCTCAAGAATTCAATATTCCCAACTGGTGGAGTCAATTGAAAGTGCCTGGGCTTAGACCGTCCATGTCAGTGGATGATTTGGTCAGCCACCTAGGAAATTGCATAAACGAGCAGATCACTTCAGGCAATCCTTCATTGACCAATGATGAGGTGCCTACCAAAGAATCACTGGAGGAGATTGCACAGTACCTTCTTGGTGATACACAGGGTCCACAGGCACCAGCCTCTGACGAGCGACTGATGGCAAGGGTGGACTCTCTTTGCTGTTTGCTCCAGAAAGATTCAGCACCAACAACCAAGCCAAAGCCTGAGCCAAACGACAGCGAGAGCATTGGCGGGGAGGACTCAGGAGGTTCAGATGATGAATTTAGTTCGGCATCGACAAGGAAAACGGCAGATACCAGCCAGCCGCCTGGCATGTCTAGAAAGGACTCGTTTGGAGAGCTGCTGATGAACCTGCCTCGCATCGCCTCGATACCACAGTTTCTATTCAAGATTCCAGAGGATTCCGAGAACTGA
- the LOC100821383 gene encoding uncharacterized protein LOC100821383 isoform X3 codes for MYQNVLDEPSPLGLRLRKSPSLLDLIQMRLSQANSNAGQSSTDNCSGEPPKKKDVKSGTSSAGERLKASNFPANILRIGTWEYISRYEGDLVAKCYFAKHKLVWEVLEGGLKSKIEIQWSDITALKVTCPENGQGSLEVVLARPPLFFKETDPQPRKHTLWQATSDFTGGQASMNRRHFLQCPSTLLGKNFEKLVQCDQRLNQLSQQAEIILDSPVFEPRSSIFEDPVESKCDFANLKDEPEDLPGFSGSVSPCAGSSMSAKNDANDHFGKQPEFLAQTINPGASTSNAQAVCRNVNGVSQEFNIPNWWSQLKVPGLRPSMSVDDLVSHLGNCINEQITSGNPSLTNDEVPTKESLEEIAQYLLGDTQGPQAPASDERLMARVDSLCCLLQKDSAPTTKPKPEPNDSESIGGEDSGGSDDEFSSASTRKTADTSQPPGMSRKDSFGELLMNLPRIASIPQFLFKIPEDSEN; via the exons ATGTATCAGAATGTACTCGACGAACCTAGTCCATTGGGTCTTCGTCTGAGAAAAAGTCCATCTCTGTTAGATTTGATTCAGATGAGGCTTTCTCAAGCAAACTCGAATGCAGGACAGTCCTCTACGGACAACTGCAGTGGTGAGCCTCCCAAGAAAAAGGATGTTAAATCTGGTACATCATCAGCTGGTGAACGGTTAAAAGCTTCAAACTTTCCTGCAAATATATTGAGAATCGGTACATGGGAG TATATATCACGATATGAAGGTGATTTGGTGGCAAAATGTTACTTTGCGAAGCATAAACTTGTGTGGGAAGTTCTGGAAGGTGGTCTTAAGAGTAAGATAGAAATTCAGTGGTCAGATATTACTGCTTTGAAGGTAACTTGCCCTGAAAACGGGCAAGGATCCTTGGAAGTGGTG CTGGCCCGACCGCCTCTTTTTTTCAAAGAGACAGATCCTCAACCAAGAAAACATACTTTGTGGCAGGCTACTTCAGATTTCACTGGTGGCCAAGCAAGTATGAACAG GCGGCATTTTTTGCAGTGCCCTTCAACCTTGTTAGGAaagaattttgaaaagctTGTCCAGTGTGATCAGCGGCTAAATCAATTGAGTCAACAAGCGGAGATCATCTTGGATTCTCCAGTTTTTGAACCTAGAAGCTCTATATTTGAAGATCCCGTGGAATCGAAGTGTGACTTCGCAAATTTGAAAGATGAACCTGAAGATTTACCTGGGTTTTCAGGTTCTGTGTCACCATGTGCTGGTTCATCCATGTCTGCTAAGAATGACGCAAATGATCATTTTGGAAAGCAACCAGAATTTCTCGCTCAGACAATAAACCCAG GAGCTAGTACTTCAAATGCACAAGCTGTCTGCAGAAATGTTAATGGTGTATCTCAAGAATTCAATATTCCCAACTGGTGGAGTCAATTGAAAGTGCCTGGGCTTAGACCGTCCATGTCAGTGGATGATTTGGTCAGCCACCTAGGAAATTGCATAAACGAGCAGATCACTTCAGGCAATCCTTCATTGACCAATGATGAGGTGCCTACCAAAGAATCACTGGAGGAGATTGCACAGTACCTTCTTGGTGATACACAGGGTCCACAGGCACCAGCCTCTGACGAGCGACTGATGGCAAGGGTGGACTCTCTTTGCTGTTTGCTCCAGAAAGATTCAGCACCAACAACCAAGCCAAAGCCTGAGCCAAACGACAGCGAGAGCATTGGCGGGGAGGACTCAGGAGGTTCAGATGATGAATTTAGTTCGGCATCGACAAGGAAAACGGCAGATACCAGCCAGCCGCCTGGCATGTCTAGAAAGGACTCGTTTGGAGAGCTGCTGATGAACCTGCCTCGCATCGCCTCGATACCACAGTTTCTATTCAAGATTCCAGAGGATTCCGAGAACTGA
- the LOC100822416 gene encoding AUGMIN subunit 3, translating to MSGAALCAVLTELGFDGEDPLDADALEWPFQYEEARPLLAWICSCLRPSNVLSPSHLSQYEQLVEEGRLLEGEDLDSAFDSISAFSSKKDNQEAVFEAEETILDIREAKVAYRAEVFELQKQLARQQAQFDLLSGQASSLIQGRRARVSAMSTVNVQLISLDEILSSRNIEMNAVLGRIAATTQELAHYHSGDEDSIYLAYSDFNPYVIGDLACTKELNRWFSKQFEKGPFRLVAEEGKSKCSWVSLDDITNCLARGDSEKSHHHQRVAELQRLRSIFATSERQWVEAQVENAKQQAILSILKSQVSSDEAHIHRDIHSLRRKSSELAGELSTLSQKVQAFVSETIPCLCSELAQLQGTYILQGDYDLKVMRQEYYINRQKTFINHLVNQLSKHQFLKIACQLERKHIASAYSLLRVIESELQSYLTAVNTRLGHYNSLIQAASEVREQGAIDDRDTFLHAVRDLLCIHSNAQAAVPTYMSAHALVQQISALQSDLLSLQSELENTLPADRKRCINELCTLIQTVEQLLFASSTTAEPVLTPWPLMRALDDMENANAQVEVSVEEVTKARTQKIKIFENRAHEVGRERQVFVDFFSNHERLKNQVRELTSRVKALQE from the exons ATGAGCGGGGCGGCGCTGTGCGCGGTGCTGACGGAGCTGGGGTTCGACGGGGAGGACCCGCTGGACGCGGACGCGCTCGAGTGGCCGTTCCAGTACGAGGAGGCGCGGCCGTTGCTCGCGTGGATCTGctcctgcctccgcccctccaacgtcctctccccgtcccacCTCTCACA GTACGAGCAACTCGTGGAAGAGGGAAGACTTCTAGAG GGTGAGGATTTGGACTCTGCTTTTGATAGTATTTCAGCCTTTTCAAGCAAGAAAGACAACCAAGAGGCTGTCTTTGAAGCAGAAGAAACAATTCTTGATATTCG TGAAGCAAAAGTAGCATATAGGGCTGAAGTTTTTGAGTTACAGAAGCAGCTTGCACGGCAACAAGCACAGTTTGATTTGCTTTCAGGACAAGCATCTTCTCTTATTCAAGGCAGGCGAGCACGTGTATCAGCTATGTCTACAGTTAACGTGCAACTTATATCCTTAGATGAGATACTTTCTTCCAGAAACATAGAG ATGAATGCAGTTCTTGGAAGAATTGCTGCTACAACCCAGGAATTGGCCCATTATCATTCCGGAGATG AGGACAGTATATACTTGGCATATTCAGACTTCAACCCTTATGTTATTGGAGATTTGGCTTGTACAAAGGAGCTAAACCGGTGGTTCTCGAAGCAATTTGAGAAG GGGCCATTTCGACTTGTTGCCGAGGAGGGAAAATCCAAATGTTCCTGGGTTAGTCTTGATGACATCACAAATTGCTTGGCAAGAG GAgattctgaaaaatctcatCATCACCAACGTGTGGCTGAGTTGCAACGACTTCGCTCCAT ATTTGCTACAAGTGAACGACAATGGGTTGAAGCACAAGTTGAGAATGCTAAACAGCAGGCCATACTCTCAATTTTAAAATCACAAGTATCATCCGATGAGGCTCACATACATAGGGATATCCATTCTCTTAG GAGAAAAAGTTCAGAGCTTGCTGGAGAACTATCAACACTTTCTCAAAAGGTGCAGGCTTTCGTATCTGAG ACCATACCATGCCTTTGTTCAGAACTTGCTCAACTTCAAGGCACATATATTTTGCAAG GGGATTACGATTTAAAGGTCATGCGGCAGGAATACTACATTAACCGGCAGAAAACA TTCATAAACCATTTGGTTAATCAGCTTTCAAAACACCAGTTTCTGAAGATCGCTTGCCAACTTGAAAGGAAGCATATAGCCAGTGCTTACTCATTGCTTAGAGTCATAGAATCTGAGTTACAAAGCTACCTAACGGCTGTCAACACCCGTCTG GGCCATTATAATTCATTAATTCAAGCTGCATCTGAGGTGCGTGAACAAGGAGCAATTGATGATCGCGACACTTTCCTCCATGCAGTGCGAGATCTATTATGTATTCACTCAA ATGCCCAAGCAGCAGTGCCAACATACATGTCAGCACATGCTTTAGTTCAGCAGATATCGGCACTCCAATCTGACTTACTTTCTCTTCAGTCTGAACTTGAAAATACACTTCCAGCTGACAGGAAAAGATGTATCAATGAGCT GTGCACTCTGATTCAAACAGTTGAACAGCTTCTGTTTGCATCCTCCACAACTGCAGAACCAGTATTAACACCTTGG CCACTGATGCGAGCGCTGGATGATATGGAAAATGCCAATGCTCAAGTTGAAGTTTCTGTAGAAGAAGTAACCAAGGCTCGCACCCAAAAGATAAAG ATCTTTGAAAATCGTGCCCATGAGGTGGGGAGGGAAAGGCAGGTCTTTGTTGATTTCTTCAGCAACCACGAGCGACTCAAAAATCAAGTCAGAGAGCTAACCTCCCGCGTGAAAGCTCTACAGGAATAG
- the LOC100822724 gene encoding serine carboxypeptidase II-2: MSGASRCAVLAVLFLLAVSGAAAAEGSSSWRGEQERDRVPRVPGQGFNASFAHYAGYVTVSEERGAALFYWFFEAAHEPASKPLVLWLNGGPGCSSIAFGLGEEVGPFHINADGKGVHMNPYSWNRVANILFLDSPVGVGYSYSNTSGDILSNGDEKTAKDSLVFLTKWLERFPQYKGREFYLTGESYAGHYVPQLAQAIKRHHEASGDKSINLKGYMVGNALTDDFHDHYGIFQYMWTTGLISDNTYKLLNIFCDFESFIHSSPQCDKILDIASTEAGNIDSYSIFTPTCHSSFASSRNKVMKRLRSVGKMGEQYDPCTEKHSIVYFNLAEVQKALHVNPVIGKSKWETCSGVINNNWGDSERSVLHIYHELIQYGLRIWMFSGDTDAVIPVTSTRYSINALKLPTVAPWHAWYDDDGEVGGWTQGYQGLTFVTVRGAGHEVPLHRPKQALTLIKSFLAGSPMPVLSDLHSDM; encoded by the exons ATGTCGGGAGCCTCCCGATgcgccgtcctcgccgtcctcttcctcctcgcggtctccggggctgcggcggcggaggggtcgTCGTCGTGGCGGGGGGAGCAGGAACGGGACCGGGTGCCGCGCGTGCCGGGGCAAGGGTTCAACGCGAGCTTCGCGCACTACGCGGGCTACGTGACCGTCAGCGAGGAGCGCGGCGCCGCGCTCTTCTACTGGTTCTTCGAGGCCGCGCACGAACCCGCGTCCAAGCCCCTCGTGCTCTGGCTCAACGGAG GCCCTGGTTGCTCATCAATTGCTTTTGGACTTGGGGAAGAAGTGGGGCCTTTCCATATCAATGCAGATGGAAAGGGTGTACATATGAATCCTTACTCTTGGAACCGAG TTGCAAATATCTTGTTCCTTGATTCACCGGTTGGTGTCGGCTATTCATATTCAAACACCTCTGGCGATATTTTAAGCAATGGGGATGAGAAGACTG CCAAGGATTCATTGGTGTTCCTGACAAAGTGGCTTGAACGATTTCCTCAGTACAAGGGGCGTGAATTTTATTTAACTGGAGAGAGTTATGCTG GTCACTATGTTCCTCAGTTGGCTCAAGCCATAAAGAGGCACCATGAAGCCAGTGGAGACAAATCGATCAATCTAAAGGGTTATATG GTAGGAAATGCCCTGACTGATGATTTCCATGACCACTATGGAATATTTCAATATATGTGGACCACCGGCTTGATTTCTGATAATACATACAAGCTACTGAACATTTTCTGTGACTTTGAGTCCTTTATACATTCATCTCCACAGTGTGATAAGATTCTTGACATTGCCAGCACTGAAGCTGGGAACATTGATTCATATAGCATCTTCACACCTACTTGTCATTCTTCTTTTGCCTCCTCAAGGAACAAAGTGATGAAAAGGCTACGG TCTGTTGGAAAAATGGGAGAGCAGTATGATCCATGCACTGAAAAACATTCAATTGTATACTTCAATTTGGCTGAGGTACAAAAGGCACTTCATGTTAATCCGGTCATTGGCAAATCTAAGTGGGAGACCTGCAG CGGTGTTATTAACAATAACTGGGGGGACAGCGAAAGATCTGTACTGCATATATATCATGAACTTATACAATATGGGCTCCGTATATGGATGTTCAG CGGAGACACAGATGCAGTGATTCCAGTAACATCAACTAGATACAGTATCAATGCTCTCAAGCTTCCAACAGTGGCTCCTTGGCATGCTTGGTATGACGATGATGGTGAG GTTGGTGGCTGGACCCAAGGCTACCAGGGTCTCACCTTCGTGACTGTGAGGGGCGCCGGTCATGAGGTTCCACTCCATCGGCCCAAACAGGCTCTTACTCTCATAAAATCATTCTTGGCTGGGAGCCCAATGCCTGTGCTGTCTGATCTACACAGTGATATGTAA